The DNA region CCAGTATTTATTGAAAAAGAATATTGAGAAAGATCTGAAATTTATGAAGTCTTTGTTTAGCTTGTTAGTGTTGCTTACTCTCTTGTACTTCTTGGGATGCTCTGAGGGTTTTGATTATTACGAGGTTACGTCAGTAGCAATGTCCCCTAGTTATTTTCCAGGCGAGGTGGTCAAAATCTCTCAAAGAGATCTTGGATCATTGGAGAGATTTGATGTTGTATTAATTGAAATTCCTGTGACAAAACTAAATGGGTTATTTAGGGTTCTGGGCCTTCCAGGAGAAAAAATTCATTTTCAAAATAATGGCATTTTGATTGATGATGAAATAATACCACTTCCTAACTCGATTGAATTTGTGCCTAATATTAAGGCTAATCAATACTACGCCATTGAAACTGAGGTTTCTATTTCTGAAAATCGCATTTTTGTGATCGGTGATAATATGAAGAATTCCAGGGATAGTCGCACTTTTGGCTTAGTGCCGTACGAGAATATTTTAGGAGTAGCGGTTGAATAATCCTGAAAAGTATAAAAAAGAAAAGGAGACCGGCGGCATCGCCGCCGCCTACGAGTACGACGCCTTCGGCAGAATCACCACTCAATCAAGAGCTTCCAATAGGGTCAATAGTCAATTGTCAAGATGCGAACGGAACTTGTCAATAATGGAGATATGACCCCATTGGCTCTCTGACCCCATTGGCTCTCTGACCCCATTGGCTCTCTTCTGGAGATCCAAATTACCGTCCTGTAAAAACTCCTCAGCAAACAAGAATCGAGCAGGTTGAAAAGAATACTAATAATGCTCCAACGGAAAGAAAACAGACTCCTAGCAATCCTTCTCCTAAACCCAAGCCATCGCCTGAACCGGACTCAGGTCCATCAATTCAACCAATTCCGTGGTGGTTAAGAGTGCCTTTACCTCCTATTATTCTCGGTCCGCCCCAATTTATAATTATGCCTGATCCTAATAAATACTTGAATGAAGAAGATCTTCGAACATAGATTGCTCGAAAATGATAGCAGCAATACTCGACGGGATTTTTCCATTGATTTGGAGAATATTCAGATTGTTTTTCAGAGATTATCATACTTTCAGGAGCGGAGAATGTATGGCATACGGCTCTTCCGATTTTATTGATGATTTTAAATACAGTCTTAGTTTTTTAGAATCGATTGATAGTGAACTGGTAACAGCTATCAGGCATACTAATTTTACATTAATTGACGAAAGGACGCACG from Verrucomicrobiota bacterium includes:
- the lepB gene encoding signal peptidase I, with protein sequence MKSLFSLLVLLTLLYFLGCSEGFDYYEVTSVAMSPSYFPGEVVKISQRDLGSLERFDVVLIEIPVTKLNGLFRVLGLPGEKIHFQNNGILIDDEIIPLPNSIEFVPNIKANQYYAIETEVSISENRIFVIGDNMKNSRDSRTFGLVPYENILGVAVE